The Fulvia fulva chromosome 11, complete sequence genome segment CACATGCACTGCGCATACTTCTACTAGTGCTGGCCGGGAAGCAAACCTCAACCGAGTCACTCAAAGGACTTTTGCAGAGCAAACGGAAGGAAGGCGTCACTGTATCAGGTGGTCCGAAGCCCAACATCAGGCCGGAAGTGAAAGATCGACCAGTTCCGAAGTCATTCTCGATCGCGCTGGAGAAGCTCATCAGCGACAGCATGGCTGGTCTCGATACTGATAAACTGCGAGCTTTGGCAACCCACACGAACGCAAACCCAACACTACAGCTACTGCTAAGTCTTGAGCTTACGCAGTTCGGGAAGTCAAGAGCGAAGGACGAGAGATCGATCATCAAGACTTTGCTACCAGATGAACCGTTTACCGCGGACTGTGGAAGTGCTGCTTTCCTCAGCGGCATGGTGTACGACCCGGTGGGCTCACATCTTGTGGAGAAGATCATCGAGTGTGCTCCAGCCAAAGTCTTCAAGGCGCTGTACAACAGCATGTTCAAGGAGCGGCTAGCATCGTATGCCCGCAATGAGATGGGTACTTATGTCGATTGCCGTATCATCGAAAGGCTAGGATACGATGACTTGATGGAGGCACATGAAGTGCTTTGCCCCGTCATACCGAGCCTGCTGGAAAAGAATTGGACGAGCCTCACCCGAACACTCATCGAACGATGCACTATCCGCGACATCGACACACAGGCCATCGCTGCGCAGATCGATCAGACATATCAAGGCGAGAAGGGCTTCGACGTGACGAGGCTGCTGAAGCTGAACGCGCGGCAGGACACCGACTCGAATCAGCCGCCGCGGGTCAATGGTAACGCAAGCACTAGTAACGCCGACTCTGCCTCGTACCTGGCTAGGCCCACAGACCCGACCAAGGTGCACTTCAACATCCTCGCGCAGGCCATGCTTATTGTGCCCGGTTCGCTAAGCTCTCTGGTCCTCGACTCCCTCATCGATCTCGAACCATCTCTGCTGCTCACCATGGCCAACGACCACATCGTAACCCGCACCCTTCAACAAGCTTTGACTACGAAGAACTCATCGATGATCGCGCGTCGGAAGCTGATTCAACAGTTCTATGGAAGCATGGGCGACATGGCACTTGACAAGGCGGCTTCGCATGTTGTTGACTGTATATGGGAAGGCACACATGGCCTGGCGTTCATTCGAGAACGAATTGCAGAAGAGCTGGCAGAGAACGAGGCCCAATTACGAGATTCACCTTATGGAAGAGCTGTGTGGAAGAACTGGAAGATGGACATGTACAAACGAAGGAGGTCGGAGTGGGTCAGACAGAGCAAGATCAAGGCCAGCAATGACGGGTTTCAGGACTTTGATGAGCTGGACAAGACCAAGGACAACGGCTCAAAAGAGAAGAAGACGCCGTTGCAGCTGGCTCGCGAGCGGCACGCCCAGAATAAGGCGAAAAAGGACCCAGGAGGACCGGGGACAGGCAGCAGGTCGAGCAACAGAAGTGCTGCTGGAGCATCACGACCTGCTGTGGCCACGGCATCTGGTTGAAGCGGACATATGCCAGCATGAGACTTGGCTGACATGTCATGATCGGGAGAAGTGGAGATCCTCTACCCCAGATCCGATGCCGCTAAGAAGTGAAGAATGGCATCATAGTCATGATTTTTTTGCCAAAAGTGTCGCGAGGCTTGTGCAACAGTAATACTTCTCTAACAGCCACACCAAGCCACGAACCAATTTTCCGTTTCCACTTACATCATTGCTGTTCGACATACAATGACTGCTCATCGACGAACGCCTTCGAAGACAGATCCGAACGGCACACAACCGCTGCATCGTGCTAAAGAGGCGGAAGATGTACTGTACGCCACGAGACGCCACGATTTCGACATTGCTGACTGCATGCTAGCTCCTGACTGCTGTCCAACAACTGGTAACTTCGTTCATCCAAGCTGCAGACGACGATGCTTCATCCAAGTTCCAAGGTCTCAGTCTTGATCAACCCGTAGGAGGACCTAGGTCTGTCCTACTCGATCAACATTCGCCCAAGGAGCTACGCAAACTGGTTGGCTTTGCCCTACCAGAAGAAGGCCTGGGCAAAGATGGCCTCATCGAGATGGCAAAGAAGACTCTGCAGTACAGTGTCAACATCTGGGACCAAGGCTTTCTAGACAAGCTGTATGCTGCCACGACGCCTGTTGGACTTGCCGCCGACATGTTGCTCAGCTCGCTGAACACGAACGTCCACGTCTACCAGGTCTCGCCAGCCTTGACGATTATCGAGAAGCAGACTGGACGTGCTCTCGCTTCGATGTTCGGGTTGGACGGGCCTAATGCTGGAGGTGTCACGCAGCCCGGCGGAAGCGCTGCTAATCAGTCTTCGATGGTCATTGCAAGGAACAATCTATACCCCGAGACCAAGGCGGAAGGTAATGGGACACGGCGCTTTGTACTCTTTACATCTGCACATGGACACTATAGCGTTGAGAAGGCAGCACAGATGTTTGGCTTTGGCTCCAACGCAGTACGAGCCGTCGACATCGACGAAAGAGGCTGCATGCGACCTGATGCTCTCGATGCGgcaatccagaaggcgaaGGACGACGGCGGAACGCCTTTCTACGTCAACGCGACGGCAGGCACAACCGTTCTCGGCTCCTTCGACCCGATAGACGCCATCTCATCGGTGGCAAGAAAGCACAAACTCTGGCTCCACGTCGACGGATCTTGGGGCGGCTCAATCGTCTTCAGCCCTCAGCAACGACACAAACTCAAAGGCATCGAGAAAGCCGATTCCGTCTCCATTTGTCCACACAAGATGATCAACGTCCCACTAACCTGCTCCTTCCTCATCGGCAAAGACCTCCGCCAATTCCACAAAGGCATGACCCTTCCAGCCGGCTACCTCTTCCACACCAGCGAAGACACCGAGAAGGACATCCCCAACGGCGGCGACATCGAAGACCTCTCCGGCGCTGAAGAGCAAGCTCACGAGTACTGGGACCTCGCAGATCTAACCCCACAATGCGGCCGCCGTGGCGACGCTCTCAAACTCGCTTTGAGCTGGGTCTACTACGGCACTTCCGGCTTCGCGGCATATATCGACCACGCCTTTGATGTCGCCGCGCACATGGCGAGTCTCATCGCCTCCAAGTCGAATTTCACGCTCGTGTCGGAGAATCCACCGCCTTGTTTGCAGATTTGCTTTTACTACAATAGGCAAGCTGAGGCGGAGAGGAATAGCAAGGCTACTGAGGAGATTACGAAGATTTTGATTCCGAGGGGGTTCATGACGGATTATGCGCCTGGAGAGCATGGGAAGTTCTTTAGGGTTGTGGTTAATGGGCAGACGAGGAAAGAGACTGTTGAGGGGTTGGTGAATGCTATTGAGGAGATTGGGAGGCATCATAAGCTGTGATGAGCGGGTGCAGTTTGTCAAGGCAGGCTTTCAGCGTAGAGCACACCGATAGATACGCCCACCTGGGTGTATAAATTGATTGATGAGCAATGGCATGGATGTCGAAAATGTGAGCAGATGGAAGTGGTCGATGTTGATGTCGATGTCGATGGAAGGATCCTTGGATGAGGTGTCCAGTCTCTGTCGGTATCGGATCGAACCTTTCGGCTCTTCGAAACATGCTGTCGGCTTCGGGAAGTCAGCAAGGATGTCCCGAACTCCACGACTCCGTTTCATCTCACGCATGAACCTGAACCCTGACAACTCAGCTTCATCCCACCTCCCACTCGTGTACGGCTCGTATAACATGGCAGAATGTGCTGCTGATCAACGTGCAATACTCGTCCACGTTGTGCAGCTCACCTAGTCATCAGGCCAGCAATGACTGATGAACAGTCGCAATGGCCTCCTCGCAGCCCTTGTAGGCAGGCGGGCCCGATCGATCTTGCTCACACGTACGAGCCGGATCATCCATGACTTATCGTGCTAAACTGGTCAGGCCCTAATGAAACCTGACGATAGACTTTAGGCCCGAGCGGAGAAGGGGACTACATCGCCTCCGGTAAGTCAACCTCCTCCTCCCTATCTCGAGCCTGAAAGACCGTGAAGATCGTGAAGCATATCAATCAAGAAGATGATCTCAGAAAGAGCGTTCCTCTATCTCTCCTTCCTAGCCGCAGCCGGACGAGCGGCAGCGTACTGTAACCCGCAAGACGTCAGAGCAGGTCTACCCGAAATCGTTGGCGTCGAGTATGGCGAGATCAAAGCGAGAGGTATTGAGAACTGGAAGGCTTGGGAGCAGACCATGACTATGCCGGCTCTTCCGGCCGAGCAGAAgcctttgaacttctgcgAGGTTATGATTGCGTACACGCATCCAGGTGAGATCAAATCCGCACATCAAGGGAGGTACAGCATTTTCTGATCTAGCTAGGCTTGAACGATACAATCAACATCTCTGTCTGGATGCCGATGAAGAAGGAAGACTGGAACGGACGATTCCTTGGTCAAGGTGGTGGCGGATGGGTATGGAAGCATTTCCTGATGTCTTTCAGCCACGAACCAGTACTGACACTACACAGGCTGCTGGACTATACGGCGACCAGGCCGCCGCCGTGTCCCTAGGCTACGCAGGAGCACACACAGACGCCGGCCACTCGATCGTCGGCCCACCCCAGGAAACCATGATCAGCTCAACAAGCTGGGGTCTCGTCAGCCCCGGCAACGTCAACCTCCACGCCTTACAGAACTTCGCATACCGCTCCCTGGATGAACTCGCCACCATCGCAAAGAAGGTCATCCACACTTACTACGATAAGGAAGTTGACTACTCCTACTGGCAAGGTTGCAGCACTGGTGGCCGCCAGGGTCTCGCCCTCGCACAGCGTTACCCGAAACAGTTCAACGGCATCCTTGCTGCTGCTCCGGCTATCAATTGGGTAACGTTCCTGGTGATTGAGATTTATGCTCATGTCAAGATGAACGAGCTTGACTATCGACCGGCGCCCTGCGAGTTGAATGCCATCACAGAGGCTGCTATCGCGGAGTGCGATGAGATTGATGGTGTTAAGGACGGTGTCATCTCGGCTGCTGACAAGTGTCACTTTGATGCGCTTTCTGTCGTTGGTCAGAAATTCACTTGTGGcgagaaaggctcgaggaAGATCACCAGGGAGGCTGCGATTATTGCTAATGCCGTGTGGAATGGTCCGATCGAAGATGGCGAGAGAGTCTGGCATGGTGAGGACAGTTCACATCCGCATCTACACCCTTACTAATCCCGTCTCAGGCCTTTCTCGAGACGCAGCGCTCCCAGGGCTCGAGCCTCTCTTCGGCGGCCTTGCGTCAACTGAATGTGATTCCAAGGACAAGAACTGCAAGAGCAAGCACTTTGCGATGAGTGCCGACTGGATCAAGACCTGGCTCATGAAGGATGCTGACTTTGATCTCAACTCCATCGATGAGGAGATGTTTTACGACCTGTTGCGACGCTCTTACATGGACTACGACTCGTTGATGGACTGTGCGAATGCTGATTTGAATCAGTTCAAGGAAGCTGGTGGAAAGGCTATTATGTGGCATGGGTAAGTCAATCACAAAATGGCGCTCTTGCCCCTATACTGACAACGACACCACAGCCTCGCCGACCAACTCATCTTCCCCAATGGCAGCTTAGACTACTACGAACGCGTCTCAAGCATGGTCCCCGACACCAGCGACTTCTTCCGCTACTTCCCCGCCCCTGGCGTAGCCCACTGCTTCGGCGGAAGTGGTGCCTTCCCACTCACTGCCATCAACTCGCTCGTGGACTGGGTCGAGAAGGGTAAAGCTCCAGAACATCTTGATGGCCAGGTCTTGCCGGCGCCAGGTACTGAGTCGACTGGTGCACCTGCTACCAAGCCGATCTGTGCTTGGCCGAAGAAGGCTTCTTTCATAGGTCAGGACCCGAACAAAGCTGCGAGCTATGAGTGTTCGACCCACTATGCGTTCAGGTTGAAGCCGGGGCAGACGCTGGAGGATGTTATGAGGGATGAGCTTTGAGGGGTGGGAATGCTGGGTGGTCGGAAGTGAGCGGTGATGTTGACAAGATAGCGTGATGACATAGATTGCAACTCTTTGCGGAGTTCTTCTCTCGGCGATATGCTTCAGAAGAGAGCCGACTTGCCACGCCGTCTGATGTACCACACCAGTCGCCTTAGCCTCTTTTCGACTTCAACAGTCCAAACCATGGGTTCCCTCCACCGCATCAATTCGACTCCACCGCACCAGGCCCAGGCAGCTCCACATTGACGAGAGAATCTTCCATGATTTTCGCGCCCTCGCTTATCGCACCAGCATCAGCCGTATGTAACGGCCAAGTGCAGTGCCCAATGCCATTTCTAGTCGGCAGTACAGATCCTAGGATCTGTTCGTGTATGATAGAACTGTGATGGAACAGACAAGAGAGGGCAGTAGTGTCGATGTTGAGCCAAACGCATGAGTCGTTGGCACGTTGAGATGGACGTCACTGTATGCCCAGCGTCGACTGCAAAACAAGAGAGACTTGGCGGCATTCCGTTTCTGGCGGCCCATCATTGGCCATGCATCGACAAGAACCCACCCTGCAATCCTTGTTATCCTGGGCGCGAGGTTCCGCCAAGTGGCCGACACGCACCCGTTGACCGACAAGACGCTCCGTCTCAACCCGCGCCTTCTCCGGCTGGAGTCATCTAAACACCGGACGCATCCCACGATCCACCCCCAAGAGCTCCGTGCTCCACCCATCTGGCAGACACGACCCTATGTATGGCCGAAATCACTGTGCGACACCGCGCCGGCTGTGCAAACGCTGCAAACACATTTGCAACCGAGATGCCCATCCATACAATTGCTCGGAAGGACGTCCTCGGCGGCTCCACGCAAAGGAATGCTCGCATTACGGACTGTGGAGCGCACAGCGTAGGCACAGCACGTGTCCGCATGTATGATGTTGTCCTCAGCTTGTACTCGAGGATGTGGACCACGAGGCAGAGCCCGATGGTAGGTACTTATATTTCCAGTCTAGCACGTGGTCCGGTCTTCGACCTCTCCGCATTCGCAGCTCTCTCAATCTTTGCTTTCGGACGACAACAGGCAGCATGCATACTGCCACAGTCGGACAGGATGGTGTCCCCACCTATTGGGGAACCAGTGGAAGAGGGCTGCAGATGATGATCACTGCAGTCGCGACGACTGACTTCTTGCTGTTCGGTTACGATCAGGGTGTCATGTCTGGTATCATCTCTGCGGAAGCGTTCACCCACGACTTTCCTGAAGTCGAGGGCAACAGTATGTGTAGAGCAGCAAAAGAGCCTGAACGTGATATTGACGATACGATTCAGGCACCTACGAGGGTTTCGTTACTGCTATCTACGCTGTCGGCTGCTTCCTTGGCGCCTGCTTCATCCTGTCCTTTGGCGATCATCTCGGACGACGAAAGTCAATCTTCCTTGGCGCGACAATTATGATCATCGGTGTCATCATCCAAATCTCTACTGTCCCAGTTGGCAGCGGCGCTACAGCACAGTTCATCATAGGGAGATGCATCACTGGAGTGGGCAACGGCATCAACACATCAACTGTACCTACCTATCAAGCAGAGTGCAGCAAATCGCACAATCGTGGCAAGCTCATCTGCATTGAGGGAGGTAACGTTGCTATTGGAACGTTGATCGCGTACTGGTAAGGACAAAGACAACGTTGGAGCTCGGACTACTTCGCTGACATATTCATCAGGATCGACTATGGCTGTATCTACGGACCTCACGCCTTCGTCTGGCGCTTCCCGATCGCGTTCCAATGCGTGTTCGCCATCATCGTGCTTGTGTTGATGCTGCGACTGTAAGTCAAAGTCTCATAACATGATGATACACTACTAACTCCATCCAGACCAGAGAGCCCCCGTTGGCTCCTTACCAAAGACCGCCACGAAGATGCCCAAGTCGTGCTCGCCAGCTTGGCCGGAAAGCCAACACAAGACGCAGAGGTCCAACTCCAGCTAAACGTCATCGTCGACTCGATTAGAGCCTCCGGCCACAAGGGCGGTGTCACTCCAGTATCAGCACTCGTCACTGGCGGCAAGACCCAGCACTTGCGCCGCATGTTGTTGGGAGCTTCTTCACAGATGATGCAACAGCTCGGCGGTTGCAACGCTGTCATCTACTACTTTCCTATTCTCTTCCAGGTAAATCATATCATATGTGCCGAGCGCGCGTATATGTGCTGACAATATTACAGTCCTCCATCGGTGTAACTCACAACATGGCCCTCCTGCTCGGCGGCATCAACATGGTCGTCTACTCCATCTTCGCCACAACCTCCTGGTTCCTCGTCGAGCGCGTAGGTCGCCGCAAGCTTTACCTCTACGGCACAGTCGGACAATGCTTGTCCATGGTCCTCACCTTCGGCGCTCTCATTCCTGGCACTGAGTCCGCAGCTAAGGGTGCCGCTGTTGGTCTCTTCACGTACATCGGTTTCTTCGGCGCTACGTGGCTTCCGCTGCCATGGTTGTACCCCGCTGAGATCAACCCACTCAAGACGAGAGCCAAGGCGAACGCATTCTCGACTGTGAACAACTGGCTATGGAACTTCGTATGTCTACTTCAAACCCGAATCACTGCATGTCTTGCTAATCTGCCGTAACAGTTCATCGTCATGATCACCCCAGTCCTCATCGACAGCATCGGCTGGGGCACATACCTCTTCTTCGCCGTCCTGAACGCAATCTTCTTCCCAATCatctacttcctctaccCGGAAACCGCGCAGAGAAGCTTGGAAGAAATCGACCTGATCTTCGCGAAGGGATACACTGAGAAGATGTCTTATGTTCGCGCCGCAAAAGAATTGCCACGTCTTACGGAACAGGAGATCGACGCCCGTGCCCGCGAATATGGATTCGGATCGAGTGATGATGAAGAGGTGGATGGTGCGATTAAGGAGGGACAGTTCAGGAGCAATGAGAAGGAACATGATTCGGAGGAGGAGATTAGGGAGTAAGGAGAGATTTGGAGAGGGGGGgggaggaagaggaggatgTTCAATGTGGTTACGGCCTTCTGTTGTCACGATTGATTTGAGAGAAGCTGATCCTCCGATCGATAGATTTTGTTAGAGCATAGATGACGATGATACCCAATGCATGTCAGTATGCATATCTTATAGAGAAAAGGGAATTGATAGAAGAATAGAACGATAGACTCCATTTTCAACAACTTCCAACTTTAATCGCAACTTCCGAAAGCTGAAGTCGATGGATGGGTCAAGCAGGGTTGTGGATCGGGCTTTGCTTCGCATCCGTGCCACCCACATGCATTGCGACCTCATTGTTTCGGAGAGCAATGAAGCGGTACGTGAACGGCACTTTTCGTTGAGGTGTGCCAAATTTCGGGGTTGGTTCGCTGCTGGGCATCTGCTTTTTGCGGGGGAATGAGTCGGTGTTGCTTGCTGTTGATGTTCTCGGGGGTGAGAGGGTTGCTGTTGTCCCCAAACCTTGTACTCAGGCTCTGCGAGCGACGTAGAGCTGATATGAACGATTATGGGAGCGCAATACAGAACATGCGAAGCAACATTTTCGAGGACGTCTAGATTCGTCTTGTCTCGCTGCATAGTTCTACTGCTACCCTTCCAAGAGTGCTTCCATCCTCCTCCTCCCAAACCTAGCCTGCATCCACGGCTGTTCGGCCAGTCACCTTTTCCTACCCATCTTCTCATCTACACTTGCAGTTGCTGGGAACTCAGCTCGAAgtttcttctccttctcgaaGAAAGCCACCCGCTTCTTCAGATCCTTCTCCGCAAAATACAGCTCCCTCTTCGCCCTCGTCTCCTTCACAGTCGCTAGCTCAGCTGCGCTTTGGTCCCGTTCGACGATCTGGTCGATGGACTCGTCTTCTGCTCGAACTTTGAGATCATATGCAACAGTATCAAATGCTTCTTGTGCTTCCTCCGATGCGGCATCGGCGGAGCGACGGAGCCCTGAGGCGAAGGAAGCTAGCGAGAGAGGATGCGGTTCTGACGTTGCAGCGAGGGTAGCAGCTTCATTCGCTTCTCTGCTCAGCCTTTTGGCGTGTTTAGATGATGCTTCCGCTCTCGCATATTCTCTGTTGAGGAAAGCATCAACGTCTTCTTCCTCGATGACTTTCCGCAGCTGCAGCGATCGGTTCGATACAGCGATAGCGGCTGTGGCTTCTTCCGTGGCTTCTTGTGCGTTCCGCTTCCAGGTCGTTGCGGCTTCTATGAATTCGTCCGTGGTTCTTTGGGCTTTGAGCATGAACTTGTCGACGTCTGCATCGGTACGTCTGATGAAGGTGCGGAATGTCTTTCTGAAAGCTGCAGCGGCTGGGGAGTGGTTTGATATGTCTGTGTCGGTGTCAGGGTACAGTTTGGAGTTTGGGCGAGTCTGAGGAGTGTGGTCCACCTTGATCATGCATATCCTTGAGTGGTGCTGCTGATACTACTGCCAGCAGCAGAAGTGAGCTGGTAAGGTACTTCATGGTTCTGTGTACGAGAAGGTAATGGAAGGCGTCCTGCGTCTTCAAAGTCTGGTCCTGCAGATATTGCTGTCCGAAAGATCTCGTAGAATGGATGGCATACTGAGGTGGAGTACGATTATTCTAATCATCTGTGCTGCCAGTGGGGTAGAGTCTTCATACCCCATGGGTGGTAGCAAGTTGCATATTTACCCACGCGTGCTAAGTAAGTTCTGTAGATCATGGTCGTTCGTCGCCAAGATCAGCACAAGGTAGCGAAGATGGTTGAAGGCAAACGCAGCAGAGTTTCACAAGGCTCTCGTGAACGTGCAGCGTCGTGGTGCTACCTTCCAGGTCCTGCTTAGCTGGATGATGTTGTTTAAGTAGACTGGCGAGCTCAGTAGTAGTTTGGTATCCAACAGACATCACGCCGGTGTGACTGTGCTATAGGACGCCTGGAGCTGCCGGAAAGCAGAATGATTGTCCTGGACGATTGCGGTATTGGGAAAGAGCCTTCTGTGTGCTATCGTCGCTTCGTGGCTGGGAAAAGTCGCCGTGCCAATAAAGAACCAATCTGTGTCGGCACACAGGCCTCGCGCATAAGCCGGTCAGGAACCAAGTGGATTGTAACTCTGCAAGTCCGACGTGTTCCTGGAAAGCAACCGCCGATCTTGTTGGGCGGAGCATGTGTTGATCGGCATGTGTGGGAATTTGAAGCGAGGTCAGAACGTGGTTCTTGAAACTGTAGACATTGGCTTTCACCCTGATGCTCTCTATTTTGCTTCCCCAATTGCTGCATTCAAGTGTCTTTATGATCGACTGGGCGTCTCTTTGACGAGAGTGTTGCTCGTATTTGGGGAGACGTGTCGATATGAGCTCGTCGGCAACTATTGACGAGCCTCGGTATGTTGGCGGTCCCACTAGCGAAATCGATGTGTGGTCTGGTTTGAGTTTCGACGAACGTCGTTCAAGCGGTGTCGATCTCTAGCAGTTGTGTCGTCAGTCGGTACACTTGCCGGCTAAATGTCGATGAGTCTTTGATGGGAGTTTGATGAATAAGAAGGGAATCAGAAGTGCTCCACCATTTCTTCACATTCTCCGCTTCTTCGGGGATTGCTCAAGTGCTGTAAATCATTCCTTCTGGTTGCTTAAAAGACCAACTGACCGAGGCTTGACAAAGAATGCCTCCACTGGATTTGGTTCGTGGACTCAAGATGCGGTGCCAACATTCATTCCGGTCCTTCCCGCGCGACTTCATAGGGGGCGCCATCTGCGGTGTACACAGACCCGGGGTCGAAGAGGTGAACCGATGGGTGCCGCATTGAGAAGTTGAACAGACCACTGCCGCGAGCTCGACTGTCTCGCGCAGTGGCTGATTTGCATAACCAAGCACCGGATCGGGTGCCTTCCTGCTACTGCTTAGCTAGTGGTATGCAGTCATGCACTTGCCAGGCTGATTACAGCATATCGCAAGTCTTCTGCCCTGCCTCTCTTGCGATTCCTCTACCTTCATCGCGCTGCTGCCCAGATTGGTCATTGCAAGAAATCTGTGTCCACATGCAATATATGTCGTCGCTACTTTTGTGCGGTCTGGTGCAGCGAAAAGTGACTCGTGGTCTCACCTGTTGAAGATCTCGAGTGGGCATCAAGCGCTCCGGCAGTGCGATGCTGTCGTTCCCCATGACTCGAACATTGGCCAACCCAATAGGCCG includes the following:
- a CDS encoding putative feruloyl esterase; this encodes MISERAFLYLSFLAAAGRAAAYCNPQDVRAGLPEIVGVEYGEIKARGIENWKAWEQTMTMPALPAEQKPLNFCEVMIAYTHPGLNDTINISVWMPMKKEDWNGRFLGQGGGGWAAGLYGDQAAAVSLGYAGAHTDAGHSIVGPPQETMISSTSWGLVSPGNVNLHALQNFAYRSLDELATIAKKVIHTYYDKEVDYSYWQGCSTGGRQGLALAQRYPKQFNGILAAAPAINWVTFLVIEIYAHVKMNELDYRPAPCELNAITEAAIAECDEIDGVKDGVISAADKCHFDALSVVGQKFTCGEKGSRKITREAAIIANAVWNGPIEDGERVWHGLSRDAALPGLEPLFGGLASTECDSKDKNCKSKHFAMSADWIKTWLMKDADFDLNSIDEEMFYDLLRRSYMDYDSLMDCANADLNQFKEAGGKAIMWHGLADQLIFPNGSLDYYERVSSMVPDTSDFFRYFPAPGVAHCFGGSGAFPLTAINSLVDWVEKGKAPEHLDGQVLPAPGTESTGAPATKPICAWPKKASFIGQDPNKAASYECSTHYAFRLKPGQTLEDVMRDEL
- a CDS encoding Sugar transporter STL1, with product MHTATVGQDGVPTYWGTSGRGLQMMITAVATTDFLLFGYDQGVMSGIISAEAFTHDFPEVEGNSTYEGFVTAIYAVGCFLGACFILSFGDHLGRRKSIFLGATIMIIGVIIQISTVPVGSGATAQFIIGRCITGVGNGINTSTVPTYQAECSKSHNRGKLICIEGGNVAIGTLIAYWIDYGCIYGPHAFVWRFPIAFQCVFAIIVLVLMLRLPESPRWLLTKDRHEDAQVVLASLAGKPTQDAEVQLQLNVIVDSIRASGHKGGVTPVSALVTGGKTQHLRRMLLGASSQMMQQLGGCNAVIYYFPILFQSSIGVTHNMALLLGGINMVVYSIFATTSWFLVERVGRRKLYLYGTVGQCLSMVLTFGALIPGTESAAKGAAVGLFTYIGFFGATWLPLPWLYPAEINPLKTRAKANAFSTVNNWLWNFFIVMITPVLIDSIGWGTYLFFAVLNAIFFPIIYFLYPETAQRSLEEIDLIFAKGYTEKMSYVRAAKELPRLTEQEIDARAREYGFGSSDDEEVDGAIKEGQFRSNEKEHDSEEEIRE
- a CDS encoding Nucleolar protein 9, whose product is MPKALQKRGRRMKRKHEDDPEDPVEEGSSKRQKSAGPEDRQQKDFVSLDVHDEDMSAAYPPMERAFFGMLDEEEQEYFKSADAQLERNEFETSEDRANWLESVWREADGKELKIAQSQSCSRLMERLISISTGPQLKNLFQKFSGNFIHLMSHRFASHCCETLFTHAAPHVSDELRAGTLKAQKDGQDVNDVYVSMENLFLHTLAELEGNVGFLLTDRYASHALRILLLVLAGKQTSTESLKGLLQSKRKEGVTVSGGPKPNIRPEVKDRPVPKSFSIALEKLISDSMAGLDTDKLRALATHTNANPTLQLLLSLELTQFGKSRAKDERSIIKTLLPDEPFTADCGSAAFLSGMVYDPVGSHLVEKIIECAPAKVFKALYNSMFKERLASYARNEMGTYVDCRIIERLGYDDLMEAHEVLCPVIPSLLEKNWTSLTRTLIERCTIRDIDTQAIAAQIDQTYQGEKGFDVTRLLKLNARQDTDSNQPPRVNGNASTSNADSASYLARPTDPTKVHFNILAQAMLIVPGSLSSLVLDSLIDLEPSLLLTMANDHIVTRTLQQALTTKNSSMIARRKLIQQFYGSMGDMALDKAASHVVDCIWEGTHGLAFIRERIAEELAENEAQLRDSPYGRAVWKNWKMDMYKRRRSEWVRQSKIKASNDGFQDFDELDKTKDNGSKEKKTPLQLARERHAQNKAKKDPGGPGTGSRSSNRSAAGASRPAVATASG
- a CDS encoding L-aspartate decarboxylase dtxS4; translated protein: MTAHRRTPSKTDPNGTQPLHRAKEAEDLLTAVQQLVTSFIQAADDDASSKFQGLSLDQPVGGPRSVLLDQHSPKELRKLVGFALPEEGLGKDGLIEMAKKTLQYSVNIWDQGFLDKLYAATTPVGLAADMLLSSLNTNVHVYQVSPALTIIEKQTGRALASMFGLDGPNAGGVTQPGGSAANQSSMVIARNNLYPETKAEGNGTRRFVLFTSAHGHYSVEKAAQMFGFGSNAVRAVDIDERGCMRPDALDAAIQKAKDDGGTPFYVNATAGTTVLGSFDPIDAISSVARKHKLWLHVDGSWGGSIVFSPQQRHKLKGIEKADSVSICPHKMINVPLTCSFLIGKDLRQFHKGMTLPAGYLFHTSEDTEKDIPNGGDIEDLSGAEEQAHEYWDLADLTPQCGRRGDALKLALSWVYYGTSGFAAYIDHAFDVAAHMASLIASKSNFTLVSENPPPCLQICFYYNRQAEAERNSKATEEITKILIPRGFMTDYAPGEHGKFFRVVVNGQTRKETVEGLVNAIEEIGRHHKL